The following are encoded together in the Mammaliicoccus vitulinus genome:
- a CDS encoding NAD(P)-dependent oxidoreductase — MKIGVIAANGKSGKLITEEAVNRGLDVTAIVRKENKTVAPQSIIKDIFDLTTEDLTPFDIVVDAFGEFREDKLHLHQDTIQHLSDILAHTNTRLIVVGGAGSLYVDDQLETQLYNTADFPEAFKPLATSQGKALEELRKRDDVRWTFISPAAEFIADGKRTGDYILAGEQFTLNSKGESKISYADYAIALIDEATEGTHIQERISVVSK; from the coding sequence ATGAAAATAGGCGTAATCGCAGCAAATGGTAAATCAGGTAAACTCATTACAGAAGAAGCTGTAAATAGAGGCTTAGATGTTACAGCAATTGTACGTAAAGAAAATAAGACAGTTGCACCCCAATCAATTATTAAAGATATTTTTGACTTAACAACTGAAGATTTAACACCATTTGATATCGTTGTTGATGCTTTTGGTGAATTTAGAGAAGATAAACTTCATTTACATCAAGACACAATACAACATTTAAGTGATATTTTAGCTCACACAAACACAAGATTGATTGTTGTTGGCGGCGCTGGTAGTTTATATGTTGATGATCAATTAGAAACACAACTGTATAACACAGCTGACTTCCCTGAAGCATTTAAACCACTTGCAACAAGCCAAGGTAAAGCGCTTGAAGAACTTCGTAAGAGAGATGATGTACGTTGGACGTTTATAAGCCCAGCAGCTGAATTTATAGCTGACGGCAAAAGAACTGGAGACTATATTTTAGCTGGCGAACAATTCACTTTAAATAGTAAAGGCGAAAGTAAAATCAGCTATGCCGATTATGCGATTGCATTAATAGATGAAGCAACTGAAGGTACACACATACAAGAAAGAATTTCAGTCGTTTCAAAATAA
- a CDS encoding Rrf2 family transcriptional regulator has protein sequence MNTQISVAIHILSLLSINEEPISSKFIAGSINSNPTLVRKICKYLRNGNLIESQQGKSGYKLSKAADQIALGDVYRLIQEEDHFAKIHQDTNPDCVIGKNIQTALDEIYTNVDLKIIEELNTTTVKDLAMKMAK, from the coding sequence GTGAACACACAAATATCGGTTGCAATTCATATACTTTCATTGCTATCAATCAACGAAGAACCAATTTCAAGTAAATTTATAGCAGGTAGCATAAACAGCAATCCTACACTCGTAAGAAAAATATGTAAATATTTAAGAAATGGCAATTTAATAGAAAGCCAACAAGGTAAATCAGGTTATAAACTATCCAAGGCAGCCGATCAAATCGCTTTAGGAGACGTATACCGTCTTATACAAGAAGAAGATCATTTCGCTAAAATACACCAAGATACAAACCCAGATTGCGTAATCGGTAAAAATATACAAACTGCATTAGATGAAATTTATACTAACGTAGATTTAAAAATCATAGAAGAACTCAATACAACAACAGTAAAAGACTTAGCAATGAAAATGGCTAAGTAG
- a CDS encoding CPBP family intramembrane glutamic endopeptidase, which translates to MNINKFWEDYDPISKQQYKHVLWQSILLTVICMGTYTSIGLASNWFVLVLGIVLLFLLMYLMLKFQFNLIKHKSIEKKYLLYALIAASISLAIYWSISAIIGQPHNQMDVYDDLNTYPLYVSIIIFVILGPIFEELIFRGFILKGMFKGHLLLGLIVSSILFGLIHGPASFGEFTIYLALGLIFGGLYLITNRIEIAMICHGLNNLVHIVIFLAFYN; encoded by the coding sequence ATGAATATCAATAAATTTTGGGAAGATTATGATCCAATATCAAAGCAACAATATAAACACGTATTATGGCAATCAATACTGCTCACTGTTATATGCATGGGAACATATACATCAATAGGGTTAGCGAGTAATTGGTTTGTACTTGTTCTTGGCATAGTACTACTATTTTTGCTGATGTATTTAATGTTAAAGTTTCAATTTAACTTGATTAAGCATAAGTCTATTGAAAAAAAGTATCTCTTATATGCACTAATAGCTGCATCCATATCCCTTGCAATATACTGGTCGATTTCAGCGATCATAGGCCAACCACATAACCAAATGGATGTGTATGATGATTTAAATACTTATCCACTTTATGTATCTATCATCATATTTGTGATTTTAGGACCAATTTTTGAAGAATTGATATTTAGAGGATTTATATTAAAAGGAATGTTCAAAGGCCATTTGTTGTTAGGTTTAATTGTATCCAGTATTTTGTTTGGACTTATTCACGGACCAGCAAGCTTTGGAGAATTTACGATATATCTTGCGTTAGGCTTAATATTTGGAGGGTTATATTTAATCACCAATCGAATCGAAATAGCGATGATTTGTCACGGTTTAAATAATTTAGTACATATCGTAATATTTTTGGCTTTTTATAATTAA
- a CDS encoding glycosyltransferase, with protein MNYFLVNNLGNKLTSIEKSVINRFKLFHSNKIDSHIITLSWNPHLHKHSKIFGINNNIFSMFDFFQEARHIHINTIKDWIEYWKCEQQYEIKYIPNTHDVRVFSNGTRIIYASFHDSEYKYLNYVNYFDSKGRKIKREHYDSRGFLSRIKYLTTKEKTVHESYLTPKGDVKLEVYYDPEAEKERITRIILNNFHNRDYTFDNKNELTAFFYENLYKDGDLFFSDKTGFTSPPFLLTDSKIPVISVLHSTHVKNNDDIEGSDTKNIYKSVFSNLNRFSGIIVSTKQQKMDIERLIHSSIPVFNIPVGYTEHSTLPNVQTLPEGPIKLMSIARYSPEKQLDHQIRLVSKLKEDFDQIELHLFGFGKEQKKLEDLVKTLNLEDNVKFRGFIPDLTSEMHSSHVSLITSNMEGFSLALLESLSNGLPAISYDIAYGPSELIINDKNGYLVPKNDEDKLYETVKTFLNNPELQKSFRSASIIEAQKYSQDEVIKKWHNLFNVIKS; from the coding sequence ATGAATTATTTTTTAGTTAATAATCTTGGCAACAAACTAACAAGCATTGAAAAATCAGTTATAAACAGATTTAAATTATTTCATTCAAATAAAATTGATTCACACATTATAACACTTTCTTGGAACCCTCATTTACATAAACACTCAAAAATCTTTGGCATTAACAATAATATATTTTCTATGTTCGACTTCTTCCAAGAAGCAAGACATATTCACATTAATACGATTAAAGACTGGATTGAATATTGGAAATGCGAACAACAATATGAAATTAAATATATACCCAATACACATGATGTTCGTGTATTTTCGAATGGCACTAGAATTATATATGCCAGTTTTCATGATTCCGAATACAAATATTTAAACTACGTAAATTATTTCGATTCTAAAGGGAGAAAAATTAAAAGAGAACATTATGATTCACGAGGATTCCTAAGTCGCATCAAATATTTAACGACGAAAGAAAAGACTGTTCATGAATCTTATTTAACGCCAAAAGGTGACGTTAAATTGGAAGTTTATTATGATCCTGAAGCTGAAAAAGAGCGCATCACGAGAATTATACTTAATAACTTTCATAATAGAGATTACACTTTCGATAATAAAAACGAATTAACGGCCTTTTTCTATGAAAATTTATATAAAGATGGCGATTTATTTTTTAGTGACAAAACGGGATTCACGTCCCCACCGTTTTTATTAACAGATTCTAAAATACCTGTCATCTCTGTTTTGCATAGTACGCATGTTAAAAATAATGATGATATTGAAGGGTCAGACACTAAAAATATTTATAAATCCGTATTTTCAAATTTAAATCGATTTTCAGGTATCATCGTATCTACAAAACAACAAAAAATGGATATTGAACGCCTTATTCATTCATCAATACCAGTATTTAATATCCCTGTTGGATATACTGAGCATTCAACATTACCCAATGTTCAAACGTTACCAGAAGGACCTATAAAGTTAATGTCTATTGCAAGATATTCACCAGAAAAACAACTCGATCATCAAATTCGACTCGTGAGTAAATTAAAAGAAGACTTCGACCAAATTGAATTACATTTATTTGGTTTTGGCAAAGAGCAAAAGAAACTAGAAGACCTAGTTAAAACATTAAATTTAGAAGATAACGTAAAATTCCGAGGATTTATTCCTGATTTAACAAGCGAAATGCATTCGTCACATGTCAGCCTCATCACAAGTAATATGGAAGGATTTTCATTAGCTTTACTCGAATCCCTTTCAAATGGTCTGCCTGCTATTAGTTACGACATTGCATATGGACCGAGCGAACTCATTATAAATGATAAAAATGGCTATCTCGTGCCTAAAAATGACGAAGATAAACTATACGAAACTGTTAAGACTTTCTTAAATAATCCAGAACTTCAAAAATCATTCAGATCTGCCAGCATCATTGAAGCACAAAAATATTCACAAGATGAAGTAATCAAAAAATGGCATAACTTATTTAACGTCATAAAATCATAA